In Mucilaginibacter boryungensis, a single window of DNA contains:
- a CDS encoding ligand-binding sensor domain-containing protein, whose protein sequence is MDNRIKDIMRRVIGLMVVACGFLINVSDALAQKYMFSHYDIENGLIQSQVNKIYQDNSHRLWMGTLGGACRFDGMDYYAISKATGLINNFVFAIYTDKQGTVWFGTSHGLACFKDQKIHNYTIPPGIKITWINQLKQDADGTIWGIIGNRLFKVNDNKLVVVKVAGIYDTVSAITTNKQGKLFAAVHSAGIFCLNGKNWETYLKFSPPFTDVYVQKLLFDKQEPDKLFIQTFKFIGVGQKGKLTIYAGDILKRIAASFLTIELDAYNDIWIGTNSGAYRLKNNKLTHFDNSNGFSSASVTDIYNDKDNNLWLGTQGDGVYRYNGDDYVIYDRSNAVKEQPIVMALAQDNERNVLLGIDGGGVARFDGKSLTNIWLNSTGIDYRRVQALYKDHNGIIWVGTSGSGLWKYDGRNFTIIKGTEHNTINNIVEDADNLLWLAMPRGLYYYDKSNFNAVGVNVHTSALLPLSRDSILYGTQEGVGLLINKRTVPDFKIKQMGTSAIFCMIKYKNFAIIGTDDQGVYIWDRNNGHVRNLQVKDGLKANSIYSLAVDEFGLIWVGTGRGVSRFKLNQQNMDCQVFNTSYSKEQIIESNQNAMLYYDHKMYVGTTKGMSVYNTSMPVTSSLGPYVIINNIKLYGPNNSKSKILIDAAQYNNMVLPYSQNHLAIGFLGVYLKSPESVTYQYRLTGLDDKFCAPMKNDVVDYPSLPPGQYTFEVKAISGDGQLSKNVASFSFEITPPFYRTYIFQFGAILFLIFVGVGLQYFFHERKLQRQRSLEAMKREEKLKIRQQTAEDFHDDLGNKLTRITVLSDILDAKMDPDKAEQKKLVSQIKQNAAALYNGTRDILWAMDPKSDNLYEVLNHIKETGIETFEDTMVEFVFEGISDEQKAIKLPMEYSRNITMIFKELLNNVLKHADARHVKVEFNYPEKDQAKIRITDDGMGFDTSATKRGHGLNNVKARAKRIGGEVTSTSAKGQGTAIELIFRINKKA, encoded by the coding sequence TTGGATAACAGAATAAAGGATATCATGCGGCGGGTTATTGGCCTAATGGTTGTAGCGTGCGGCTTTTTGATAAATGTAAGTGATGCGCTGGCCCAAAAATATATGTTCTCGCATTACGATATAGAGAATGGGTTAATACAATCGCAGGTAAATAAAATATATCAGGATAACAGCCACCGTTTATGGATGGGCACATTAGGGGGCGCCTGCCGTTTTGATGGGATGGATTACTATGCCATATCAAAGGCAACCGGGTTGATCAATAACTTTGTGTTTGCCATTTACACGGATAAGCAGGGCACTGTATGGTTTGGCACATCGCACGGGCTGGCCTGTTTTAAAGATCAAAAAATACATAATTATACTATTCCTCCGGGCATAAAAATTACCTGGATAAACCAGCTTAAGCAGGATGCGGACGGTACCATATGGGGCATTATTGGCAACAGGCTTTTTAAGGTTAATGATAATAAGCTTGTTGTAGTAAAGGTAGCGGGTATATATGATACTGTTAGCGCTATTACTACAAATAAACAGGGAAAATTATTTGCAGCCGTGCATAGCGCGGGTATATTTTGTTTAAATGGCAAAAACTGGGAAACCTATCTGAAATTCTCGCCGCCGTTTACGGATGTATATGTTCAAAAATTACTGTTTGATAAACAAGAACCGGATAAGCTGTTTATACAAACGTTTAAATTTATCGGGGTAGGGCAAAAGGGCAAGCTGACTATATATGCCGGCGATATATTAAAGAGGATAGCCGCATCCTTTCTAACGATTGAATTGGATGCTTATAATGATATTTGGATTGGGACAAACAGCGGGGCATATCGTTTAAAAAACAACAAGTTAACCCATTTTGATAACAGTAATGGTTTCAGTAGCGCATCTGTCACTGATATTTATAACGATAAGGATAACAACCTGTGGCTCGGTACGCAGGGCGATGGTGTATATCGTTATAACGGAGATGACTATGTGATCTATGATCGATCCAACGCGGTAAAAGAGCAACCTATTGTAATGGCGTTGGCACAGGATAATGAACGAAACGTTCTGTTGGGTATTGATGGCGGCGGCGTTGCCCGTTTCGATGGTAAAAGTTTAACCAACATTTGGTTAAATAGTACGGGTATAGACTACCGCCGGGTACAGGCATTATATAAAGACCATAACGGAATAATTTGGGTAGGTACCAGTGGCAGCGGATTGTGGAAGTATGACGGCCGCAATTTTACCATTATAAAAGGTACCGAACATAACACTATAAACAATATTGTTGAGGATGCCGATAACCTGCTTTGGCTGGCTATGCCGCGCGGACTGTATTATTACGATAAAAGTAATTTTAATGCGGTAGGGGTAAATGTGCATACTTCAGCATTATTACCGTTAAGCAGGGATTCTATTTTATATGGAACACAGGAAGGTGTGGGACTACTGATCAACAAAAGAACAGTGCCCGACTTTAAAATAAAACAGATGGGGACATCGGCCATATTTTGCATGATAAAATATAAAAACTTTGCCATTATAGGGACGGATGATCAGGGCGTTTATATATGGGACCGCAATAATGGCCATGTGCGTAATTTACAAGTGAAAGACGGGCTTAAAGCCAATAGTATTTATAGCCTTGCGGTTGATGAGTTTGGATTAATTTGGGTAGGAACGGGACGCGGTGTAAGCCGTTTCAAGCTGAATCAGCAAAATATGGACTGCCAGGTATTTAACACCAGTTATTCTAAAGAACAGATCATTGAATCGAACCAAAATGCAATGTTGTATTATGATCATAAAATGTATGTGGGAACAACCAAGGGAATGTCTGTTTATAATACATCAATGCCGGTTACATCATCATTAGGGCCGTATGTTATTATAAACAATATCAAACTTTACGGACCGAACAATTCAAAATCTAAAATATTAATTGATGCGGCACAGTATAATAATATGGTACTGCCGTATAGCCAAAACCACCTGGCCATAGGCTTTTTAGGCGTTTATTTAAAAAGTCCCGAAAGTGTTACGTATCAATATCGTTTAACAGGGTTAGATGATAAGTTTTGCGCCCCTATGAAAAATGATGTGGTAGACTATCCTTCGCTGCCCCCTGGTCAGTATACTTTTGAAGTTAAAGCAATCAGTGGCGATGGGCAACTATCAAAAAACGTTGCCAGTTTTAGCTTTGAAATAACACCACCTTTTTATCGTACCTACATTTTTCAGTTCGGCGCTATTTTGTTCCTGATTTTTGTAGGCGTGGGTTTACAATACTTCTTTCACGAACGCAAATTACAACGTCAGCGATCGTTAGAAGCTATGAAGCGCGAAGAAAAACTGAAAATACGCCAGCAAACTGCTGAAGATTTTCATGATGACCTGGGTAATAAGCTAACCCGCATTACGGTGTTGTCGGATATTCTTGATGCTAAGATGGACCCCGATAAGGCGGAACAAAAGAAATTGGTATCGCAAATAAAACAAAACGCCGCTGCATTATATAACGGTACCCGTGACATACTTTGGGCTATGGACCCTAAAAGTGACAACCTGTACGAGGTACTGAACCACATTAAAGAAACGGGGATAGAGACCTTTGAAGATACCATGGTTGAGTTTGTTTTTGAAGGTATTAGCGATGAGCAAAAGGCAATTAAGTTACCAATGGAATATAGTCGCAATATCACAATGATATTTAAAGAACTACTCAATAACGTACTTAAGCACGCCGATGCCCGGCACGTAAAAGTTGAATTTAACTATCCTGAAAAAGATCAGGCTAAAATAAGGATAACCGATGACGGCATGGGTTTCGATACCAGTGCAACTAAACGCGGTCATGGTTTAAATAACGTGAAAGCCCGCGCCAAACGTATAGGGGGCGAAGTAACCAGCACTTCGGCCAAAGGGCAGGGAACTGCTATTGAGTTAATATTTAGAATAAACAAAAAAGCCTGA
- a CDS encoding pirin family protein, producing MEKTSPGQIYLADLRGITETEQATQWSTFNYGDYNDESRKPFGPLLTLNDELFMPGHKALYQPIQSVWSVVIPITGELLCIDDLHNNSTIDVGQLKVRYIPAGNTIQLANPYDNERINFLYLEFKANELEMATLVPQVYSFDFNGRQNTLIDVVTTSQPDALHVLPFTLHIGMFNGREEAFYKVKKDNLFFAFIIAGAFELQGRLMHQRDGLALWDLHEADMEALSNNGVILILEMKKQA from the coding sequence ATGGAAAAAACATCACCAGGACAAATATATTTGGCTGATTTGCGCGGTATTACTGAAACGGAGCAAGCAACGCAATGGAGTACCTTTAATTATGGTGATTATAATGATGAAAGCCGCAAACCATTTGGGCCATTACTTACACTGAATGATGAATTGTTTATGCCCGGCCATAAAGCATTATATCAACCTATTCAGTCTGTATGGTCGGTAGTGATACCTATAACCGGCGAGTTGCTTTGTATTGATGACCTGCATAATAATAGCACAATTGATGTAGGCCAATTAAAGGTGCGGTATATACCCGCGGGCAATACCATTCAACTGGCTAACCCTTATGACAATGAACGAATAAATTTCCTGTACCTGGAATTTAAGGCCAATGAACTGGAAATGGCCACACTGGTACCCCAGGTATACAGTTTTGATTTTAATGGAAGACAAAATACATTGATCGATGTAGTCACCACCAGTCAGCCCGATGCCCTGCACGTTTTGCCGTTTACATTACACATTGGAATGTTTAATGGGCGTGAAGAAGCCTTTTACAAGGTAAAAAAAGATAATTTGTTTTTTGCTTTTATAATTGCCGGCGCGTTTGAATTGCAAGGGCGCCTAATGCACCAGCGCGATGGATTGGCCTTATGGGATTTGCATGAAGCGGATATGGAAGCATTAAGCAATAACGGTGTTATACTGATATTAGAAATGAAAAAGCAGGCTTAA
- a CDS encoding DUF6265 family protein, giving the protein MKIIWLLPVLSLLSFTLYVQQDTFKPLHQLAGGTWKMKTPKGFICEQWERAGDTQLTGRGFRISGADTIIEENIQLLLKEGYIFYIPTVNGQNEGKPVPFKLTSAYNGVYMFSNAGHDYPQIVAYQFIGKDSLNAWIDGTINGKKKRVDFHYRRVN; this is encoded by the coding sequence ATGAAGATTATTTGGTTACTACCCGTGCTTTCCCTGCTATCCTTCACTTTATATGTTCAGCAGGATACTTTTAAACCTTTGCACCAATTAGCCGGCGGCACCTGGAAAATGAAAACGCCAAAAGGTTTTATTTGCGAGCAATGGGAACGGGCAGGAGATACTCAACTAACCGGCCGGGGTTTCAGAATTTCGGGGGCTGATACAATCATTGAAGAAAATATACAATTGCTGCTTAAAGAGGGCTACATCTTTTATATCCCAACGGTTAACGGCCAAAATGAGGGCAAACCTGTTCCTTTTAAACTGACATCGGCTTATAACGGGGTGTATATGTTTAGCAATGCCGGACACGATTACCCACAAATTGTAGCCTATCAATTTATCGGAAAAGATTCGTTAAATGCCTGGATAGACGGAACAATCAACGGCAAAAAGAAACGTGTTGATTTCCATTATAGACGTGTGAATTAA
- a CDS encoding MFS transporter produces the protein MIALEQQEEVTVKPTAKKVIERPKLSFWQIFNMSFGFLGIQFGFALQNGNASHILQTFGADVEHLSLFWLAAPITGMIVQPIIGHYSDRTWNKLGRRKPYFLTGGILAAIALVLMPNSSMLMFLPPLMVGAGMLMIMDATFNVAMEPFRALVADNLPDSQRSTGFSVQTFLIGIGAVAGSWLPYIFAEKLGVAKVAPKGHIPDNILFSFYAGAAVLVISLLYTIFTTKEYPPAVYRQFDHEEAEEGHQGLSAIFRDLAHIPATMKQLGLVQFFSWFALFSMWVFMAPAVAQHVYHVAPTDTTSATFADAGNWVGICFGIYNGISAIYALMLPAVARKTSRKSAHALSLIAGGVSLVSIFFIQNPTMLVIPMIGIGLAWGSILAMPYAILSGSIPAKKMGVYMGIFNLFITIPQVVNGFFGGWVVKNIFGGQAIYAIVLAGIFMLCAAVSVLYVQDSRDIKVSKKLIVAE, from the coding sequence ATGATTGCGCTTGAACAACAGGAGGAGGTAACAGTGAAGCCTACAGCGAAAAAGGTAATAGAGCGGCCGAAACTAAGCTTTTGGCAAATCTTCAACATGAGTTTTGGCTTCCTGGGGATACAGTTTGGCTTTGCCTTGCAAAACGGCAACGCGTCGCACATATTGCAAACATTTGGGGCCGATGTAGAGCACCTCTCATTGTTTTGGCTGGCAGCGCCTATTACGGGCATGATCGTTCAACCTATTATCGGCCATTACAGCGACCGCACCTGGAACAAACTGGGCCGTCGCAAGCCATACTTCCTTACCGGGGGTATCCTGGCAGCTATAGCGCTGGTGCTGATGCCCAATTCATCCATGCTGATGTTCCTGCCGCCGCTAATGGTCGGCGCGGGTATGCTGATGATTATGGATGCTACCTTTAACGTGGCTATGGAGCCTTTCAGGGCATTGGTTGCTGATAATCTGCCGGATAGTCAGCGCAGTACCGGTTTTTCTGTACAGACGTTTTTAATAGGCATTGGGGCGGTAGCCGGTTCGTGGCTGCCTTACATATTTGCTGAAAAGCTTGGTGTTGCTAAAGTGGCGCCTAAAGGCCATATTCCCGATAATATCCTGTTCTCGTTCTACGCGGGCGCGGCGGTGCTGGTGATTAGCCTGTTATATACTATTTTCACTACTAAAGAATATCCGCCTGCGGTTTACCGGCAGTTCGATCATGAAGAAGCCGAGGAAGGCCACCAGGGTTTATCCGCCATCTTCCGCGACTTGGCACACATCCCCGCCACTATGAAACAGTTGGGTTTGGTGCAGTTCTTCTCGTGGTTCGCGCTGTTCTCTATGTGGGTGTTTATGGCACCGGCTGTAGCCCAGCATGTTTATCATGTAGCGCCAACCGATACCACTTCTGCCACCTTTGCCGACGCGGGTAACTGGGTAGGTATTTGTTTTGGCATTTACAACGGTATCTCGGCCATTTACGCCCTGATGTTGCCAGCTGTAGCCCGTAAAACCAGCCGCAAATCGGCACATGCTTTATCGCTGATTGCCGGAGGGGTAAGTTTGGTATCCATATTTTTTATCCAAAACCCTACCATGCTGGTTATCCCCATGATTGGTATCGGCCTGGCCTGGGGCAGTATTTTGGCCATGCCTTATGCCATCCTTTCCGGATCGATCCCGGCTAAGAAGATGGGGGTGTATATGGGCATTTTCAATTTGTTCATTACCATTCCGCAAGTGGTTAATGGCTTTTTTGGCGGCTGGGTAGTAAAAAACATCTTCGGCGGTCAGGCCATTTATGCCATTGTACTGGCGGGCATATTTATGCTGTGCGCAGCGGTATCGGTACTATATGTGCAGGATAGCCGCGATATCAAAGTATCTAAAAAATTAATAGTAGCTGAATAA
- a CDS encoding glycoside hydrolase family 13 protein, with the protein MKLKLTIPFCFTLISGYLMAQIPALDKVEPAFWWAGMKNRKLQLLVHGQNIAGSTVSLHYPGVKLAAVHKVENANYLFIDLEISAAAKPGKFPISFKKAGGKDLVYNYELMQRNHSAQWAQGVTNKDLIYLIMPDRFSNGDPKNDVVPGMRETGLSHDSMYSRHGGDLQGIINHLDYLKNLGVTAIWLTPEIENDEPHASYHGYAVTNYYKVDPRYGTNELYKTFVAKCHEKGLKVIKDLVHNHAGTEGWILQDMPMKSWVHQWPKYTNSNFRDAAVMDPHGAAADKKQMLDGWFDRSMADINQNNPYVQNYLTQNHIWWVEYAGVDGFRLDTYPYNDPAYMADWARKVKAEFPHLSIFGETLVWSVPNQAYFTQGNTVNRGFDTQLPGVTDAQIKDAIYEALNGKEGWTDGVNRLYNIVAQDFMYQDPTRNTIFLDNHDMSRFYSMVKEDFTKYKAGMAMLLTMRGVPQMYYGDEILMKNYSDPDGKVREDFPGGWAGDKKDKFTEAGRSKQENEAFDFVRTLANYRKTSTALQTGKMMQYIPRQGVYTYFRYDAKSTVMIAYNGNDKETMLDTGYFTERMAGFTSGVDVLTGKNLTNLKQVIIPAKTTIVIELKK; encoded by the coding sequence ATGAAACTGAAATTAACCATACCATTTTGTTTCACCCTGATATCGGGCTACCTAATGGCGCAAATACCCGCGCTGGATAAAGTAGAGCCGGCCTTTTGGTGGGCAGGGATGAAAAACCGTAAGCTGCAATTGCTGGTACACGGGCAAAACATTGCGGGCAGCACGGTAAGCCTGCATTATCCCGGCGTAAAGCTGGCAGCGGTGCATAAGGTTGAAAATGCTAACTACCTGTTTATCGATTTGGAAATATCGGCGGCAGCCAAACCGGGCAAATTTCCTATCAGCTTTAAAAAAGCCGGTGGCAAGGATTTGGTCTATAATTATGAGTTGATGCAACGCAATCACTCAGCGCAATGGGCGCAGGGTGTTACAAATAAAGACCTGATCTACCTTATTATGCCCGACCGTTTCAGCAACGGCGACCCGAAAAATGATGTGGTCCCCGGTATGCGCGAAACAGGTTTAAGCCACGATTCGATGTATTCTCGTCATGGCGGCGATTTGCAGGGTATCATCAATCACCTGGATTATTTGAAAAACTTAGGCGTTACCGCGATATGGCTGACGCCGGAGATTGAGAACGACGAGCCCCACGCATCCTACCATGGCTACGCGGTGACTAATTATTATAAAGTCGATCCCCGTTACGGGACTAACGAATTGTACAAAACCTTTGTAGCTAAATGCCACGAAAAAGGCCTGAAAGTAATTAAAGATCTGGTGCATAACCACGCCGGTACCGAAGGCTGGATATTGCAGGATATGCCGATGAAAAGCTGGGTACACCAGTGGCCAAAATATACCAACTCCAACTTCCGCGACGCGGCAGTGATGGACCCCCACGGTGCTGCTGCCGATAAAAAACAAATGCTGGATGGCTGGTTTGATCGCAGTATGGCTGACATCAATCAAAACAATCCCTATGTGCAGAACTATCTTACCCAAAACCATATTTGGTGGGTGGAATATGCCGGTGTTGATGGCTTCCGCCTGGATACTTACCCGTATAACGATCCCGCCTACATGGCCGATTGGGCCCGCAAGGTAAAAGCCGAATTTCCACACTTGTCCATCTTCGGCGAAACGCTGGTATGGTCGGTGCCTAACCAGGCTTATTTTACACAGGGCAATACCGTTAACCGTGGCTTTGACACCCAACTGCCCGGTGTAACCGATGCGCAGATAAAAGACGCTATATACGAAGCCCTGAATGGTAAAGAAGGCTGGACAGACGGCGTTAACCGCCTGTACAACATCGTGGCGCAGGATTTTATGTACCAGGACCCAACCCGCAACACTATCTTTTTAGATAACCATGACATGAGCCGGTTCTACAGCATGGTAAAGGAAGATTTTACCAAATACAAAGCAGGTATGGCCATGTTGCTCACCATGCGCGGCGTGCCCCAAATGTACTACGGCGACGAGATACTGATGAAAAACTACAGCGACCCGGATGGAAAGGTACGTGAGGATTTCCCGGGCGGCTGGGCTGGTGATAAGAAAGATAAATTCACCGAAGCCGGGCGCAGTAAGCAGGAAAACGAAGCCTTTGATTTTGTACGCACGCTGGCCAATTATCGTAAAACCAGCACCGCGCTGCAAACCGGTAAAATGATGCAGTATATCCCGCGCCAGGGCGTGTATACTTATTTCAGGTACGACGCAAAAAGCACTGTGATGATAGCTTACAACGGCAACGACAAGGAAACAATGCTTGATACCGGCTATTTCACCGAACGCATGGCTGGCTTCACCAGCGGTGTTGATGTGCTGACCGGCAAGAACCTAACTAATTTAAAGCAGGTAATTATACCTGCCAAAACCACAATTGTAATTGAATTAAAGAAATGA
- a CDS encoding dioxygenase family protein — MERKNFLKSLMIGAVSTSVLIDACKKDSASTTDTTTGTTTTTTGGASTSNGCVVAPDETEGPFPTKAPASYVRSDITDGRTGYKLTAKITVVNHNNNCNALSGLLVDIWHCDAEGNYSEYGGTSMQSTNYTAVHFLRGRQTTDSTGTVTFTSIFPGWYSGRATHIHVHIYTASGTSLKVTQIAFPEGTGTALAAVNGYTKGMTGYTYNKNDGVFSDDTAGIEIATVTGNVTAGFALSINLSVSV, encoded by the coding sequence ATGGAAAGGAAGAACTTTTTAAAAAGCTTAATGATAGGGGCAGTTTCAACATCTGTATTAATAGATGCTTGTAAAAAAGACAGCGCATCTACTACCGATACCACCACCGGGACAACCACCACTACCACCGGGGGCGCCAGTACATCAAACGGTTGTGTTGTAGCGCCCGATGAAACAGAAGGGCCTTTCCCTACAAAGGCGCCCGCATCCTATGTGCGCAGCGATATTACCGACGGCCGTACAGGTTACAAGTTAACAGCTAAAATTACAGTCGTTAATCATAACAATAATTGTAATGCCTTATCAGGGTTATTGGTTGATATATGGCATTGTGATGCCGAGGGTAATTATTCAGAATATGGCGGCACCAGCATGCAAAGCACAAATTATACAGCAGTACATTTTTTACGTGGCCGCCAAACTACCGATTCAACCGGTACGGTTACCTTCACCAGTATATTTCCCGGCTGGTACAGTGGCAGGGCTACACATATCCATGTCCATATTTACACTGCATCCGGTACATCTTTAAAAGTTACTCAAATTGCTTTTCCGGAAGGTACCGGCACTGCGCTTGCCGCAGTTAATGGTTATACCAAAGGAATGACAGGTTATACCTACAACAAAAACGACGGCGTTTTTAGCGATGATACTGCCGGTATCGAAATTGCCACGGTTACAGGCAATGTAACCGCTGGCTTTGCTTTATCTATCAACTTGTCCGTCTCAGTGTAA
- a CDS encoding alpha-amylase family glycosyl hydrolase: MRKLFLLLTTCVLLFCAACGKKSLDPTPDNGNGGTVTPPVANGKALPSGAKDGVTFINNGTSAIFNLIAPGKTSVAVIGEFNNWQPTAMNVTPDGNNWWVQIDGLDANKEYAYQFLVDGTLKVADPYCEKILDPSNDQYINQKTTVYPNLKGYPTGQSGIVSVMQANQTAYSWKNTSFARPDKKNLVIYELHVRDFVATHDYKTLKDTLNYLSNLGVNAVELMPVNEFEGNSSWGYNPSFYFAPDKYYGTKNDLKALIDECHSRGMAVILDMVLNHSFGQSPMVQLYFDQASQKPTAANPWFNINATHPYSVGYDFNHESAATKYFSKNVMKFWMQEYHIDGYRFDLAKGFTQHVSSDDAGFAAYDASRVAIWKEYNSFIKSVDPNNFYVILEHFAVDQEEKELTDNGMMVWCNNNYNFNEATMGWVPTSNFSRLYYTNHTGFTQPDGIVGYMESHDEERLMYKNEMYGNTGGANGYNVKTIATGLARQEAAAAFLLTAPGPKMIWQFGEVGYDINIDYNGRTGEKPIHWEYNLDANRHKLYKAFAKLIKMKIANPVFTASTMTYNAAGAIKTETLSGSGVTVVVVGNFDVNAQSATVAFPTAGTWYDYMSGTTINVALPYTATLAPGEYHIYSNVALK; the protein is encoded by the coding sequence ATGAGAAAACTATTTTTATTGCTGACAACCTGTGTGCTGTTGTTTTGTGCGGCGTGCGGCAAAAAAAGTTTAGACCCAACGCCCGATAATGGCAATGGCGGCACAGTTACACCACCGGTAGCTAACGGTAAAGCGTTACCCTCAGGCGCTAAGGATGGCGTGACCTTCATCAACAACGGCACATCGGCTATATTTAACCTGATAGCTCCGGGCAAAACATCGGTAGCGGTTATTGGCGAGTTTAATAACTGGCAGCCTACCGCCATGAATGTTACCCCCGATGGCAACAACTGGTGGGTACAAATTGATGGCCTTGATGCTAATAAAGAATATGCTTATCAATTTTTAGTAGATGGTACACTGAAAGTAGCCGACCCGTATTGCGAAAAGATCTTAGACCCCAGTAACGATCAGTACATCAATCAAAAAACAACAGTTTACCCTAACCTTAAAGGTTACCCCACCGGGCAAAGCGGGATAGTGAGCGTAATGCAGGCCAACCAAACCGCTTACAGCTGGAAGAACACCAGCTTCGCCCGACCGGACAAAAAGAATTTGGTGATCTACGAATTGCATGTGCGCGACTTTGTTGCTACCCATGATTATAAAACACTAAAAGATACCCTGAACTACCTGAGCAATTTGGGCGTTAACGCGGTTGAACTGATGCCGGTGAACGAGTTTGAGGGTAATTCATCCTGGGGATATAACCCATCGTTCTACTTCGCGCCTGATAAGTATTACGGTACCAAGAACGATTTGAAAGCACTGATTGACGAGTGCCACAGTCGTGGTATGGCAGTGATTTTGGATATGGTGCTGAACCATTCATTCGGACAATCGCCAATGGTTCAGTTGTACTTCGACCAGGCATCGCAAAAGCCTACCGCCGCTAATCCCTGGTTTAATATCAATGCCACGCACCCTTACAGTGTTGGCTACGATTTTAACCACGAGAGTGCCGCCACCAAATATTTTTCTAAAAACGTAATGAAGTTTTGGATGCAGGAATACCACATTGATGGTTACCGTTTTGACCTGGCCAAAGGTTTTACTCAACACGTCAGCAGTGATGATGCAGGTTTTGCCGCCTACGATGCCAGCAGGGTTGCCATTTGGAAGGAGTACAACAGCTTTATAAAAAGCGTTGACCCGAATAATTTTTACGTGATACTGGAACACTTTGCGGTTGACCAGGAAGAGAAGGAACTGACCGATAACGGCATGATGGTTTGGTGCAACAACAACTATAACTTTAACGAGGCAACGATGGGTTGGGTGCCCACCTCAAACTTCTCGCGCCTGTACTACACCAATCACACCGGCTTTACCCAGCCCGATGGCATTGTAGGCTACATGGAAAGCCACGACGAAGAACGCCTGATGTATAAGAATGAAATGTATGGGAATACGGGAGGCGCTAACGGCTATAACGTGAAAACCATAGCTACTGGCCTGGCCCGACAGGAAGCGGCCGCGGCATTCCTGCTGACCGCACCGGGACCGAAAATGATATGGCAGTTTGGCGAAGTGGGGTACGATATTAATATTGATTACAACGGCCGCACAGGTGAAAAACCTATCCATTGGGAATACAACCTGGATGCTAACCGCCATAAACTTTATAAGGCTTTTGCCAAGCTGATAAAAATGAAAATAGCTAACCCAGTGTTTACTGCCAGCACCATGACCTATAACGCCGCCGGTGCTATAAAAACGGAAACACTGAGCGGCTCTGGTGTTACCGTGGTTGTAGTGGGTAATTTTGATGTGAATGCCCAATCTGCTACTGTGGCCTTCCCAACCGCAGGCACCTGGTACGATTATATGAGTGGCACTACCATCAACGTAGCGCTGCCATACACTGCGACATTAGCACCGGGCGAATACCATATTTACAGCAATGTGGCTTTAAAATAA
- a CDS encoding nuclear transport factor 2 family protein, protein MRNKILLVCMVLGLSAAISTGYASDKTTPGYNEVINNYIDSYINGNYKKLDKVLSDDACVKIPRADVVLVHSKSKLLEKMKGEGNITQNCESEYKVLDKSDAMIIAKVDFKYREFTQHNYLVLEKDENKEWKITQVCRFFQDVKQPNAETAPNVTASK, encoded by the coding sequence ATGAGAAACAAAATTTTACTGGTATGTATGGTCTTAGGATTATCTGCCGCAATCAGCACCGGTTATGCTTCCGATAAAACTACTCCGGGATATAACGAGGTAATAAACAACTATATCGATAGCTATATTAATGGCAATTACAAAAAGCTTGACAAGGTATTAAGCGACGATGCATGTGTTAAGATCCCTCGTGCCGATGTGGTGTTGGTACATAGCAAAAGCAAACTGCTTGAAAAAATGAAAGGCGAAGGAAATATTACCCAAAATTGCGAGTCGGAATATAAAGTGCTGGATAAAAGCGATGCTATGATTATAGCTAAGGTTGATTTTAAGTATCGCGAGTTTACCCAGCATAATTACCTGGTGTTGGAAAAAGATGAAAATAAAGAATGGAAGATAACCCAGGTGTGCAGGTTTTTTCAGGATGTAAAACAACCCAATGCCGAAACAGCGCCTAATGTTACGGCCAGCAAATAA